A genomic stretch from Pantanalinema sp. includes:
- the panC gene encoding pantoate--beta-alanine ligase, with translation MLIVETGAALRAALRAPAGGIGFVPTMGFLHEGHMSLMRQARRECGVVVASIFVNPKQFGPREDLARYPRDFARDRAMCEAVGVDVLFAPSVAEMYPPGFATEVSVAPELTGVLCGALRPGHFAGVATVVAKLLNLVNPERAYFGQKDFQQWRVLSRMARDLAFPTEIVRGAIVREADGLAMSSRNTYLSAEDRVAALRLSRSLGLLLRRVADHPLAEALAQARAYLEAEPRLSLQYLSAVDAEHLGPATAAGPGTVALVAAQLGSTRLIDNVILDPHGPDAALCALPL, from the coding sequence TTGCTTATCGTCGAAACCGGCGCGGCGTTGCGCGCGGCGCTTCGCGCCCCGGCAGGAGGCATCGGCTTCGTTCCCACCATGGGCTTTCTCCACGAGGGCCACATGAGCCTCATGCGCCAGGCCCGGCGCGAGTGCGGGGTCGTGGTCGCCTCGATCTTCGTCAACCCCAAGCAGTTCGGTCCCCGGGAGGACCTCGCGCGCTACCCGCGCGATTTCGCGCGGGATCGCGCCATGTGCGAGGCGGTCGGGGTGGACGTGCTCTTCGCGCCCTCGGTCGCGGAGATGTACCCGCCGGGCTTCGCCACCGAGGTCTCGGTTGCGCCCGAGCTGACCGGGGTGCTCTGCGGGGCCTTGCGTCCGGGCCACTTCGCGGGCGTCGCCACGGTCGTGGCCAAGCTGCTGAATCTGGTAAATCCCGAGCGGGCCTACTTCGGCCAGAAGGACTTCCAGCAGTGGCGCGTCCTCAGCCGGATGGCCCGGGATCTGGCCTTCCCCACCGAGATCGTGCGCGGTGCGATCGTGCGAGAAGCCGACGGGCTGGCCATGAGCAGCCGCAACACCTACCTGAGCGCCGAGGACCGGGTGGCGGCCCTTCGCCTCTCGCGCTCGCTCGGCCTTCTCTTGCGCCGCGTTGCGGATCACCCGCTCGCCGAGGCCCTCGCTCAGGCGCGCGCCTACCTCGAGGCCGAGCCACGCCTTTCGCTCCAGTACCTTTCGGCGGTGGACGCCGAGCACCTCGGGCCCGCGACCGCCGCGGGGCCCGGCACGGTGGCCCTGGTGGCAGCCCAGCTGGGGAGCACGCGCCTGATCGACAACGTCATCCTGGATCCCCACGGCCCCGACGCCGCCCTCTGCGCCCTTCCCCTTTAA
- a CDS encoding amino acid permease: MTHTEDRLPPSILRRLLVRKPVGQFHDSGLKRVLGALDLTALGIGAIIGTGIFVITGTAAARWAGPGIILSFIIAGIACAFAALAYAELASMIPASGSAYTYAYSAFGEIFGWLIGWALILEYVVASSAVAIGWSGYFVKILHNVGLELPAAFVNAPGVVPGALMNVPAFVIALAVMALLIRGIKESANVSTFFVFLKVLVLLLFIALMLGHVNPGNWTPFMPKGFNGVMTGAATIFFAYIGFDAISTVSEEVKNPQRDLPIGLIASLGVCTVFYIVIAAIFTGVIPQSLYPKLLNDPAPLAFALEYVNKGWAAALLSVGAVTGITSVLVVLMMGQPRIFFAMARDGLLPKVFAKVHPRFGTPYVTTILTGVAIATLAAFTPISMVAELANIGTLFAFIMAAIGVWVLRVKHPEWKRGFRAPMLPVIAVGAVLSCGYMMIKLPHETWTRFGIWLTIGLVCYFSYGFRHSILGKKA, translated from the coding sequence GTGACCCACACCGAAGACCGCCTCCCCCCCTCCATCCTGAGGCGGTTACTCGTTCGTAAGCCCGTCGGCCAGTTCCACGACTCCGGCCTCAAGCGGGTGCTCGGCGCCCTCGATTTGACCGCCCTCGGCATCGGGGCGATCATCGGGACCGGCATCTTCGTCATCACCGGCACCGCGGCGGCCCGCTGGGCCGGCCCCGGCATCATCCTCTCGTTCATCATCGCGGGCATCGCCTGCGCCTTCGCGGCCCTCGCCTACGCCGAGCTCGCCTCGATGATCCCGGCCTCTGGCAGCGCCTACACCTACGCCTACTCGGCGTTCGGCGAGATCTTCGGCTGGCTCATCGGCTGGGCCTTGATCCTCGAGTACGTGGTGGCCTCCAGCGCGGTCGCCATCGGGTGGTCAGGGTACTTCGTCAAGATCCTCCACAACGTCGGCCTCGAGCTGCCGGCGGCCTTCGTCAACGCCCCGGGCGTGGTCCCGGGAGCCCTGATGAACGTGCCGGCCTTCGTGATCGCCCTGGCGGTCATGGCGCTCTTGATCCGCGGGATCAAGGAGAGCGCCAACGTCAGCACCTTCTTCGTCTTCCTCAAGGTGCTGGTGCTGTTGCTGTTCATCGCCCTGATGCTCGGCCACGTCAACCCGGGCAACTGGACCCCCTTCATGCCCAAGGGCTTCAACGGGGTCATGACCGGGGCGGCGACCATCTTCTTCGCCTACATCGGCTTCGACGCCATCTCGACGGTCTCCGAGGAGGTCAAGAACCCCCAGAGAGACCTGCCGATCGGCCTGATCGCCTCGCTCGGCGTCTGCACCGTGTTCTACATCGTCATCGCCGCCATCTTCACCGGCGTCATTCCGCAGTCGCTCTACCCCAAGCTGCTCAACGACCCGGCGCCTCTGGCCTTCGCCCTCGAGTACGTCAACAAGGGCTGGGCGGCCGCCCTCCTCTCGGTGGGGGCGGTCACGGGCATCACCTCGGTGCTGGTCGTGCTGATGATGGGGCAGCCCCGCATCTTCTTCGCCATGGCCCGCGACGGCCTGCTTCCCAAGGTCTTCGCCAAGGTCCACCCCCGCTTCGGCACCCCCTACGTCACCACCATCCTGACCGGGGTGGCGATCGCGACCCTGGCGGCCTTCACCCCCATCTCGATGGTGGCGGAGCTCGCCAACATCGGGACCCTCTTCGCCTTCATCATGGCGGCGATCGGGGTCTGGGTGCTGCGCGTCAAGCACCCCGAGTGGAAGCGCGGCTTCCGCGCGCCCATGCTGCCGGTAATCGCCGTGGGGGCGGTGCTGTCGTGCGGCTACATGATGATCAAGCTGCCGCACGAGACCTGGACCCGCTTCGGCATCTGGCTCACCATCGGCCTGGTCTGCTACTTCTCCTACGGCTTCCGCCACAGCATCCTGGGCAAGAAGGCCTAA
- a CDS encoding DUF4388 domain-containing protein has product MANLTLLEGNIASISFPNLVQLIKLEQKTAKLELSRVEIGQAAEMYFVGGNLKYAAVNALRGEDAMFRIICWWKVGTFKVVECAPDEIPEHNISRQVDWVLLEGMRRMDECHHYKGLIADLTTAVSYTQDALDAFTWDRQDPPEWIPHWMRKLPRSFTLAQFFAESRLGEMETCGALKSLLYTGAAVAHSADHGPDLASAPIQRTRFDSFSLIVMEYVGYEVANNLVDSACREMGLADLEDVTFGQMVDLSDRLGMAISRMVGFDQGQECMRKLRARITSLL; this is encoded by the coding sequence TTGGCGAACCTCACGTTGCTGGAAGGCAATATCGCCTCTATCAGCTTCCCCAACCTGGTGCAGCTCATCAAGCTGGAGCAGAAGACGGCGAAGCTCGAGCTGTCGCGGGTCGAGATCGGCCAGGCCGCCGAGATGTACTTCGTCGGCGGCAACCTCAAGTACGCGGCGGTCAACGCCCTGCGCGGCGAGGACGCCATGTTCCGGATCATCTGCTGGTGGAAGGTCGGCACCTTCAAGGTCGTCGAGTGCGCCCCCGACGAGATCCCCGAGCACAACATCTCGCGCCAGGTGGACTGGGTCCTGCTCGAGGGCATGCGCCGCATGGACGAGTGCCACCACTACAAGGGGCTCATCGCGGATCTGACCACCGCGGTCTCCTACACCCAGGACGCCCTGGACGCCTTCACGTGGGACCGCCAGGACCCTCCCGAGTGGATCCCCCACTGGATGCGCAAGCTGCCGCGCTCCTTCACGCTCGCCCAGTTCTTCGCGGAGTCGCGCCTCGGCGAGATGGAGACCTGCGGCGCCCTCAAGAGCCTGCTCTACACGGGGGCGGCCGTCGCCCACAGCGCCGACCACGGCCCCGACCTGGCCTCGGCTCCCATCCAGCGGACCCGCTTCGACTCCTTCTCCTTGATCGTCATGGAGTACGTGGGCTACGAGGTCGCCAACAACCTGGTCGATTCGGCCTGCCGGGAGATGGGCCTCGCCGACCTCGAGGACGTGACCTTCGGCCAGATGGTCGACCTCTCGGATCGCCTGGGCATGGCCATCTCGCGCATGGTCGGCTTCGACCAGGGCCAGGAGTGCATGCGCAAGCTGCGCGCCCGCATCACCAGCCTGCTCTAG
- the murJ gene encoding murein biosynthesis integral membrane protein MurJ — protein sequence MASKLARASGVMAALLLVSKGAGFLRESVVAGAYGAGMVKDANTVAYILPALFLIMLGGLNGPFHLATMGAVTRLETRGEREEIPGVLLTILLGTAALTGLFAAVVFALAPWVIAVTGPSLSSEAHALAVTQLRIMAPLIVIGGLVGALCGVSNVRGKFANASLSPMVSSLAVIALVFATSSPLAIAWGTLAGAVGQLLLQAWPVVRDWREIAEGAPLRPAPLTHPAFVDMLRMLLPAALSSSVGSINVAIGTAFCSKVGSGAISVFNYSNLLIQLPLGIMLTALLVPMFPKLTEAAASGDRASLHGWLNKGLQTIVLTTLPMTGLLVVLGESAVRLAFERGAFSARDTAATATVLSIVALSIVAYATRDLFTRVFYAQNKSRVPLMVTLVSIGTNFLLNSYFVRFGIKGLALSTTLVTVLNMLILGGLLRKDLGRLGLSPSVPTALKALASAIVATSVTAIARVVLPGEGQLGALLQLALLGVLGLASYVGLLVALRVPFVAALRGRRRQAVAGE from the coding sequence GTGGCCTCTAAGCTCGCCCGCGCCAGCGGCGTGATGGCCGCCCTGCTCCTCGTGAGCAAGGGGGCGGGCTTCCTTCGCGAGAGCGTGGTCGCCGGCGCCTACGGGGCGGGGATGGTCAAGGACGCCAACACCGTCGCCTACATCCTGCCCGCTCTCTTCCTCATCATGCTGGGCGGCCTCAACGGTCCCTTCCACCTTGCGACCATGGGGGCGGTGACCCGCCTCGAGACCCGGGGCGAGCGCGAGGAGATCCCGGGGGTGCTGCTCACCATCCTCCTCGGCACGGCGGCCTTGACGGGGCTCTTCGCCGCGGTGGTCTTCGCCCTTGCGCCCTGGGTCATCGCCGTCACCGGGCCGAGCCTGTCGAGCGAGGCCCACGCCCTGGCCGTCACCCAGCTGCGGATCATGGCCCCGCTGATCGTGATCGGCGGCCTGGTGGGCGCCCTGTGCGGGGTCAGCAACGTCCGCGGCAAGTTCGCCAACGCGAGCCTCTCGCCCATGGTCTCGAGCCTGGCGGTGATCGCGCTGGTGTTCGCGACCTCCTCGCCGCTCGCGATCGCATGGGGGACTCTCGCCGGGGCCGTCGGCCAGCTCCTCTTGCAGGCGTGGCCCGTCGTGCGCGACTGGCGCGAGATCGCCGAGGGCGCGCCCCTGCGCCCGGCGCCGCTGACCCACCCGGCCTTCGTCGACATGCTGCGCATGCTCCTGCCTGCGGCCCTCTCGAGCTCGGTGGGCTCGATCAACGTGGCCATCGGCACGGCCTTCTGCTCGAAGGTCGGCTCGGGGGCCATCAGCGTCTTCAACTACTCCAACCTGCTCATCCAGCTGCCGCTCGGGATCATGCTCACGGCCCTGCTGGTGCCCATGTTCCCCAAGCTGACCGAGGCGGCGGCTTCGGGCGATCGCGCGAGCCTGCACGGCTGGCTCAACAAGGGCCTCCAGACCATCGTGCTGACGACCCTTCCCATGACGGGCCTGCTCGTCGTGCTGGGCGAGAGCGCGGTGCGGCTGGCCTTCGAGCGCGGGGCGTTCAGCGCCCGGGACACGGCCGCCACCGCGACCGTGCTGTCGATCGTGGCCCTGTCGATCGTGGCCTACGCCACGCGCGACCTGTTCACCCGGGTGTTCTACGCCCAGAACAAGAGCCGCGTCCCGCTCATGGTGACCCTCGTCTCCATCGGCACCAACTTCCTGCTGAACTCCTACTTCGTCCGCTTCGGCATCAAGGGGCTCGCCCTCTCCACGACCCTCGTGACCGTCCTGAACATGCTGATCCTGGGCGGCCTCTTGCGCAAGGATCTCGGCCGGCTGGGCCTCTCGCCCAGCGTCCCGACCGCCCTCAAGGCCCTGGCCTCGGCGATCGTGGCCACTTCCGTCACGGCGATCGCGCGCGTCGTGCTGCCCGGCGAGGGCCAGCTGGGGGCGCTCTTGCAGCTGGCCCTCCTGGGGGTGCTCGGCCTGGCGAGCTACGTGGGGCTGTTGGTCGCGCTGCGGGTGCCCTTCGTCGCGGCCCTCCGTGGGCGCAGGCGGCAGGCGGTCGCCGGCGAGTGA
- a CDS encoding HAD family hydrolase, translated as MKRAAVFLDRDGTINEEVGYIHEAHNLNLIPGAGEAVRRLNEAGVLAILTTNQSGPARGYYPESHIHVLHQRLTDLLLEEGAFLDDIYYCPHLPDGTDLRYTRVCKCRKPETQMVDEACAKHDVDRAISYVVGDKATDVELGQNAGCRTVLLTSGYGERVLSGEYQWKVEPDFVAPTLLSAVEWILADLEGRRGL; from the coding sequence GTGAAGCGCGCTGCGGTGTTCCTCGATCGTGACGGCACGATCAACGAAGAAGTCGGCTACATCCACGAGGCCCACAACCTCAACCTCATCCCCGGGGCCGGCGAGGCCGTCCGCCGCCTCAACGAGGCCGGCGTGCTCGCGATCCTGACCACCAACCAGTCGGGGCCCGCCCGCGGCTACTACCCCGAGAGCCACATCCACGTCCTCCACCAGCGCCTGACGGACCTCCTGCTCGAGGAGGGGGCCTTCCTCGACGACATCTACTACTGCCCGCACCTGCCGGACGGCACCGATCTCCGCTACACCCGGGTCTGCAAGTGCCGCAAGCCCGAGACCCAGATGGTCGACGAGGCCTGCGCCAAGCACGACGTCGACCGCGCGATCTCCTACGTGGTGGGAGACAAGGCCACCGACGTCGAGCTCGGCCAGAACGCGGGCTGCCGAACGGTGCTCTTGACCTCGGGCTACGGCGAGCGGGTGCTTTCGGGCGAGTACCAGTGGAAGGTCGAGCCCGATTTCGTGGCGCCCACCCTGCTCTCGGCGGTGGAGTGGATCCTCGCCGACCTCGAGGGGCGTCGTGGCCTCTAA
- the sppA gene encoding signal peptide peptidase SppA: MRTDRILAFFLIAACLLAAVAGWWRAPRERIGTGLVMDGAGGAQVAIIDVYGTIADGAPDDGLFGSRGASATRLIKAIRAAEKDKVKAILLRVNSPGGTAAASQMVYEELMRLRKKGTIKIVTGMGDVAASGGYYIAAASDHIVANPATTTGSIGVILHIQNLQKLFDKIGIGETTIQSGPRKDILSPFRAMRPDERALLQALVNDTYQQFLDAVSAGRKLPIEKLKPLADGRVFTGNQASRVGLVDSLGNYQDALTKAASLSGIKGEPRTRNYTSGTLFEDVFPRFESKLPGWAAGLIAPDPKASWNKIPLTLME; the protein is encoded by the coding sequence ATGCGCACCGACCGGATCCTCGCCTTCTTCCTGATCGCAGCATGCCTGCTTGCGGCCGTCGCCGGCTGGTGGCGCGCCCCGCGCGAGCGGATCGGCACCGGCCTGGTGATGGACGGCGCCGGCGGCGCCCAGGTCGCCATCATCGACGTGTACGGCACGATCGCGGACGGAGCGCCGGACGACGGGCTGTTCGGCAGCCGCGGCGCCTCGGCCACCCGCCTGATCAAGGCGATCCGCGCCGCCGAGAAGGACAAGGTCAAGGCCATCCTGCTGCGGGTCAACTCGCCCGGCGGCACGGCCGCGGCCTCCCAGATGGTGTACGAGGAGCTGATGCGCCTGCGCAAGAAGGGCACCATCAAGATCGTCACCGGCATGGGGGACGTTGCGGCCTCGGGCGGCTACTACATCGCCGCGGCCTCGGACCACATCGTGGCCAACCCCGCCACCACCACGGGCTCGATCGGGGTGATCCTGCACATCCAGAACCTCCAGAAGCTCTTCGACAAGATCGGCATCGGCGAGACCACCATCCAGAGCGGCCCGCGCAAGGACATCCTCTCGCCCTTCCGGGCGATGCGCCCCGACGAGCGCGCGCTCCTGCAGGCCCTGGTCAACGACACCTACCAGCAGTTCCTCGACGCGGTGAGCGCCGGGCGCAAGCTGCCCATCGAGAAGCTCAAGCCCCTCGCCGACGGCCGGGTGTTCACCGGCAACCAGGCCTCCAGGGTCGGGCTGGTGGACAGCCTGGGCAACTACCAGGACGCCCTCACGAAGGCCGCGAGCCTCTCGGGCATCAAGGGCGAGCCCAGGACCCGCAACTACACGAGCGGCACCCTCTTCGAGGACGTCTTCCCCAGGTTCGAGAGCAAGCTTCCCGGCTGGGCGGCGGGCCTCATCGCCCCCGACCCCAAGGCCAGCTGGAACAAGATCCCCCTCACCCTGATGGAGTAG
- a CDS encoding YIP1 family protein yields MLESVYQTIFRPRSPLLPLSGAGAWALFLIISVFEALGIAGDVGARGTGAVFLTLGLFAINVLGWFWLSSAASLLAELMGGEGSGERTMRTLAAALAPAILSAPLHAIAPRFDRLSALLSFALALWVVVNLVRAIAQAHGFGRSRAALCLVGATGMAALGLGALVGMPIVAIALLIGP; encoded by the coding sequence ATGCTCGAATCGGTCTACCAGACGATCTTCCGCCCCCGCTCGCCGCTGCTCCCGCTCTCGGGCGCGGGCGCGTGGGCGCTGTTCCTCATCATCAGCGTCTTCGAGGCGCTCGGTATCGCGGGTGACGTCGGCGCGCGGGGCACGGGCGCGGTCTTCCTGACGCTCGGTCTCTTCGCAATCAACGTGCTGGGCTGGTTCTGGCTGTCGTCGGCCGCGTCCCTGCTCGCCGAGCTGATGGGCGGGGAGGGCAGCGGCGAGCGCACCATGCGGACGCTCGCGGCCGCCCTGGCCCCGGCGATCCTGAGCGCCCCGCTGCATGCGATCGCGCCGCGCTTCGATCGCCTCTCGGCGCTCTTGTCCTTCGCCCTCGCGCTGTGGGTGGTCGTGAACCTGGTGCGGGCCATCGCCCAGGCGCACGGCTTCGGCAGGAGCCGCGCCGCCCTGTGCCTCGTCGGCGCGACGGGCATGGCCGCGCTCGGGCTCGGCGCCCTCGTGGGGATGCCGATCGTGGCGATCGCCCTGCTCATCGGCCCTTGA
- the folD gene encoding bifunctional methylenetetrahydrofolate dehydrogenase/methenyltetrahydrofolate cyclohydrolase FolD, translating into MTQRARIIDGKGIATAIEAEVREAVEAIDANRGLKPCLAVVVVGEDPASAVYVRNKGRACDRVGIASHSVVLPAETTEATLLAEIARLNADPAVHGILVQLPLPKAIDERRILEAIDPLKDVDGFHPYNAGRLVQGAPTMVPATAAGVIELLRREGIAIAGLEVAVVGRSTIVGRPVATLFTNADATVTLCHSRTRDLAAVLRRADVVVAAVGRPRFITAEMIKPGAVVIDVGINRLSDGRLVGDVDFEGVQEVAAYLTPVPGGVGPMTIAVLLRNTLQAYRSLGN; encoded by the coding sequence ATGACTCAGCGCGCACGCATCATCGACGGGAAGGGCATCGCGACGGCCATCGAGGCCGAGGTCCGCGAGGCGGTCGAAGCCATCGACGCCAATCGCGGCCTCAAGCCATGCCTCGCGGTGGTGGTGGTGGGGGAGGACCCCGCCTCGGCCGTCTATGTCCGCAACAAGGGCCGCGCCTGCGATCGCGTCGGCATCGCCAGCCACAGCGTGGTCTTGCCGGCCGAGACCACCGAGGCGACGCTGCTCGCGGAGATCGCGCGCCTCAACGCGGACCCGGCGGTCCACGGCATCCTGGTGCAGCTGCCCTTGCCCAAGGCGATCGACGAGCGCCGGATCCTCGAGGCCATCGATCCCCTGAAGGACGTGGACGGCTTCCACCCCTACAACGCCGGCCGCCTCGTCCAGGGGGCGCCGACCATGGTGCCCGCCACTGCGGCGGGGGTGATCGAGCTCTTGCGGCGCGAGGGGATCGCGATCGCCGGCCTTGAGGTCGCGGTCGTCGGCCGCTCGACCATCGTGGGGCGGCCGGTCGCGACCCTCTTCACCAACGCCGACGCCACCGTGACCCTCTGCCACAGCCGCACGCGGGACCTTGCCGCGGTCCTGCGCCGCGCCGACGTGGTGGTGGCGGCAGTGGGGCGGCCCCGGTTCATCACCGCCGAGATGATCAAGCCCGGGGCCGTCGTGATCGACGTGGGGATCAACCGCCTCTCGGACGGTCGCCTGGTGGGCGACGTGGACTTCGAGGGGGTCCAGGAGGTGGCGGCTTACCTGACGCCGGTGCCCGGCGGGGTGGGGCCCATGACCATCGCGGTGCTGCTGCGCAACACGCTCCAGGCGTACCGCTCCCTGGGGAACTGA
- a CDS encoding thioesterase family protein, protein MVELDHLVGALGHAPSVVSAGNTAVAMGSGALPVLATPAVVSLVEQAAANAVSSYLPPGMTTVGTGISLRHLAATPIGHNVQAEAVLVKVSGRRLEFKVAAYDEREKIAEGTHERFIVEAERFMAKMSAKRPKGY, encoded by the coding sequence ATGGTAGAACTCGATCATCTGGTGGGGGCCCTGGGCCACGCACCGAGCGTGGTGAGCGCCGGCAACACGGCGGTGGCCATGGGCTCGGGGGCGCTCCCGGTCCTGGCGACGCCCGCGGTCGTGAGCCTGGTCGAGCAGGCGGCGGCCAACGCGGTCTCCTCGTACCTGCCCCCCGGCATGACCACCGTCGGCACGGGGATCTCCCTGCGCCACCTGGCGGCGACGCCCATCGGCCACAACGTCCAGGCCGAGGCGGTGCTCGTGAAGGTGTCCGGCCGCCGCCTCGAGTTCAAGGTGGCCGCCTACGACGAGCGCGAGAAGATCGCCGAGGGCACCCACGAGCGCTTCATCGTCGAGGCGGAGCGCTTCATGGCCAAGATGTCGGCCAAGCGGCCGAAGGGCTACTAG
- a CDS encoding family 1 encapsulin nanocompartment shell protein: MDNVYLNRDDSPLSSSDWERIDNTVVEVARRQLVGRRFLHVFGPLGAGVQDVDYDLFTGTGQAQVAVFGETETSMVRAKRRVHENIPIVYKDFMLYWRDLETSRQLNSPLDVSAAAAAASIVAQKEDYLIFNGDAECGYEGLVNASGRNAIPARDWGEAGTGFQDVVDARAKLLEAGFSGPYAVIVNPVWYSQLHRVYANSGVLEINHIRELATGGVFQTPALKEGQGLIISTGIQNFDLAVGQDLVTAYLGVERMNYPFRVFESMVLRLKRPGAICTFETGARA; the protein is encoded by the coding sequence ATGGACAACGTCTACCTGAACCGCGACGATTCGCCGCTCAGCTCCAGCGACTGGGAGCGCATCGACAACACCGTCGTCGAGGTGGCGCGGCGCCAGCTCGTCGGTCGTCGCTTCCTTCACGTCTTCGGCCCCCTGGGCGCGGGCGTCCAGGACGTCGACTACGACCTGTTCACGGGCACGGGCCAGGCGCAGGTGGCCGTCTTCGGGGAGACCGAGACCAGCATGGTCCGGGCCAAGCGCCGCGTCCACGAGAACATCCCCATCGTCTACAAGGACTTCATGCTCTACTGGCGCGACCTCGAGACCTCGCGGCAGCTCAACAGCCCCCTGGACGTCAGCGCCGCGGCCGCGGCCGCCTCGATCGTCGCCCAGAAGGAGGACTACCTGATCTTCAACGGCGACGCGGAGTGCGGCTACGAGGGCCTGGTCAACGCCTCGGGCCGCAACGCCATCCCGGCGCGAGACTGGGGCGAGGCGGGCACCGGCTTCCAGGACGTGGTCGACGCCCGGGCCAAGCTGCTCGAGGCCGGCTTCAGCGGCCCCTACGCCGTCATCGTCAACCCCGTCTGGTACTCCCAGCTGCACCGGGTCTACGCCAACTCGGGCGTGCTCGAGATCAACCACATCCGCGAGCTGGCGACCGGCGGCGTGTTCCAGACGCCCGCCCTCAAGGAGGGGCAGGGCCTCATCATCTCGACCGGCATCCAGAACTTCGACCTGGCGGTCGGCCAGGACCTCGTGACCGCCTACCTTGGCGTCGAGAGGATGAACTACCCCTTCCGTGTCTTCGAGAGCATGGTGCTGCGCCTCAAGCGCCCCGGTGCCATCTGCACCTTCGAGACCGGGGCAAGGGCGTAA
- a CDS encoding SPFH domain-containing protein — protein MINLFSSFGFLVVLAVVILSSAIKVVQEYERGVVFRLGRLVGAKGPGLILLIPLLDRMVKVDLRTLTLDLPTQEVITRDNVTIKVGAVVYFRVMTPTDAVTKIFDFGTATLQIAQTTLRNVLGQFALDELLAEREKINLRLQQIIDDGTEPWGIKVSAVEIKDVELPQSMQRAMARQAEAEREKRAKIIHAEGELQASQTLAEAAKIIASEPTSLQLRYLQTLTEISAEKNSTIIFPLPIDLLQGFMNFAGKGRDA, from the coding sequence ATGATTAACCTCTTCTCGAGCTTCGGCTTTCTGGTCGTCCTGGCCGTCGTCATCCTCTCCTCGGCCATCAAGGTCGTCCAGGAGTACGAGCGGGGCGTCGTCTTCCGCCTCGGGCGCCTGGTCGGCGCCAAGGGCCCGGGCCTGATCCTCCTCATCCCCCTGCTCGATCGCATGGTCAAGGTGGACCTGCGCACCCTGACCCTCGATCTGCCCACCCAGGAGGTCATCACCCGCGACAACGTGACCATCAAGGTCGGCGCGGTGGTCTACTTCCGGGTCATGACCCCGACCGACGCGGTCACCAAGATCTTCGACTTCGGCACCGCCACCCTCCAGATCGCCCAGACGACGCTCAGGAACGTGCTCGGCCAGTTCGCCCTGGACGAGCTGTTGGCCGAGCGCGAGAAGATCAACCTGCGCCTCCAGCAGATCATCGACGACGGCACCGAGCCCTGGGGCATCAAGGTCAGCGCCGTCGAGATCAAGGATGTCGAGCTGCCCCAGTCCATGCAGCGCGCCATGGCCCGCCAGGCCGAGGCCGAGCGCGAGAAGCGCGCCAAGATCATCCACGCCGAGGGCGAGCTGCAGGCCTCCCAGACCCTCGCCGAGGCCGCCAAGATCATCGCCAGCGAGCCCACCAGCCTCCAGCTGCGCTACCTGCAGACCCTCACCGAGATCTCGGCCGAGAAGAACTCGACCATCATCTTCCCGCTGCCCATCGACCTCTTGCAGGGCTTCATGAACTTCGCCGGCAAGGGCCGCGACGCATAG